The genomic segment TGGAAACCGGTGGTGATTTCTTCCAGTTCATGTTGGTGCTATATTCCCGGTTGTAAACTCTGGTGCATAAATATCTGATTTCCTGCGTTTCCCTTGACGGGTACAGATAAGTCGGTTCGGAAGAACAACCTGAATACAGGAGCAACAACAGGAGGATGCAATGGAACCAAAGATAACGAAACATGGTGAATTTAAAGTTTGCTTCTCACAAGAAAAAACCTTATTAGGTCCAGTTTAAATTTTTCCATTGAAAAAAACTGGCTTCCAACAGTTCATGAAAACCAGCACAGAATGGAAAAATACGTTATTGTTTATAACCTGAGAATCAGGTGAATATCCAGTCTCTAAATCAATCGGGATGCCTTATGTCTTTAAAATGTGAATTTTGCGGAAAAAAACCGCTGTTTGGCAATAATGTGAGTCACGCTAACAATAAAACAGCAAGACGCTGGCTGCCAAATATCCAAACCGTCAAACTTGTCGATAAAGGCGGAAACAAAAAAGCTGTCCGTGTTTGCACCAGTTGCATTCGATCCGGGCGAACCATGAATGCCTCCATCTGAGGGCTTGATTAACAGAAGATGACGATTCCTGCCTCTACCCCAATTTTTACGCTCGGCCCACAGGGAACTTTCAGCGATGAGGCAGCACAATTGATCTGTGGTCCGGAAACACGACTGTCTTACACACGAACCTTTGTGGAAACCTTTCAAAAACTGGAAGATCATCCTGAGGCTCTGGCAGTTTTGCCCATTGAAAACTCTGTAGCGGGCATGGTGGATCAGGTGCAGGAACTTCTGGTTTCAAAAAACTCCATCATTCTGGGCGAAATCAATCTGCTGATTCGTTACGCCCTGATTTCAAACTGTCCCTATGAACAGGTGGAACGAGTTTTCACGCACCCCCAGGCGTTTGAACAAACAATCGATTTTTCCTCAAAAAACTTTCCTGACGCCAAGCCCACTTTCACCAACAGCAATACTGATTCAGGTGTTCAGTTTCTGGACGTCATGCACGAAAAACCGGGTTCCGTCGCGATTGTTCCCATCGGTTTTGCCCAAAAATTTCCAGAATGGCATGTTGCCTCAGATATTCAGGATTATCCCAACAACACCACAAGATTCATGGTTTTCAGAAAAAGGAAAACTGGTGATTTGATGGACTTTTCCTGTAAGAAAACGTCTTTATTTGTGGAATTCAGTGAGGACCATTCCGGAATGCTGTATGAGATGTTGAGCATTTTTAAACGGTTCGATATCAACTTATGCCGTCTGGAATCTCGTCCTTCCAAAAAAGTTCCGTGGATGTATGTATTTTATGTCGATTTTTATAACAGTCTTCATACTCCTGACTGCCTGAGCGAACTCAACGAGGCCTCATTTCAGCATAAAATTCTGGGAAGCTACAATATTTTGAATTAAGTCGGAACCTGTTATGCATCGCCATGCTGTGATTGCCCAGAAAAGTCAACAATATGTGCATAAGATGCTGTCAGACGATGAGTCTTTGCTGATTCAGTTGTGTGAGCATCTGTTTCTCTGTGGCTTTCTGTATGACGATTCCTCCGACAATGAAATCCATGAAGGTGAATTGATTCTGGAAGATTTTTTCCGGCAGGCACCGGATGTTTTTACCAGATGGGCAAACAAGGAGAAACTGCATCAATTCCAGAATTATATTCAGGGATTCAATTGGACTCAGGAACACCTCAAATACAGATTACACCAGAAAACCCTCAAAGCATTTGATCAGTTATCCACCGGACATTCTCACAGTTATAACATCCTTCACGGGGTCATGAACGGTTTAAAAAACTTTGATCGTCATCCCCTGCAGCAATTCATGCTTTGCCTCGAAACATGGTATCAGCTTTTGATTCAATCCGCTCAACCAGATGTGCTTGCCGAAATGGAAGCACCCGCTTCAGCAGAAAAAACTTTTACAGCGGCAGATATCCTCAAACTGCGACAAAACATTGTTTCCAGGATGGAACAACACAAGTTTGTGGAAACCTTGCTGAGCAGTATCACGAAAAAAGGAACTGTTCCCAAAAAGGTGGTCTATCAGCATGCTCCTCAATATCGCATTGCCATTGAGTTTTTCAGGCCATCCATGACGTTTGGAAACAATGTGAAGAGCCAGGGAGCTCCTGTAAGGTCAACAGCCTCAGCATCTCCTCAGCCCCCCCAAAAAACAGTAGCAACAACGCTGGGAAATCCACGGAAAGTTGAAACTGAAGCGGAACAGACACAAACTGAAACGATACTGGCATCTACAACGATAAAACCTGAAACCAAATCACTTCCACCACCACAAGAAGAATATTTTCCTGATGAGGACGAAGTTCCTGACGAACGTTCCAGCAATGCGGTCAACAGTGAATCCAGTGTGATCTATGGTACAGGAAAAATTTCAATGGATGCGATTTATGAGTTTGTGATGGAAAATCCTGACAGTGCCATCAAGTTCATCTTCCATAAAACCCTCGATGGCAAACCACTGGATCAGGGGCATTTGAAAATTTATGGAAAATGGGACAGTCGAGGTATGAGAAAAGCCAGTGTTCGAAAATGCCTTCTGGAATTGATGGAATGGGAAAATTTCCCGGAAATTCCGTTGTTTGATCTTCTGGAACAAATCAAGGATAAGATCTATGACATCAAGCATCAAAGGTGGTCTTCAGACAACGGTTGACGTGTCTTCTGTCTATTTTCTGTTTGTCGCAGGCGATGTTGAACTGAATTGTATTTTATCTGGTAAAGAACTTCCCTGTTTTACATTGGACCAATTCAACTGTTATCAGGAGGAAGGGGTCTGGATTGTTTATACAGGTGTTGGTGCCTTCAACAGCCTGTGTGCGACGCATGCGTTCCTGACGAACTACCGGCCTGCTGGTTGTTTTCATTTGGGGTTTTCCGGGGCGCATTTGCCGGAATTACCTGTTGGTTTGCCTGTGATCGCAGATAAGGTCGTGGCATTTTCCAGACATACAAAAACTCCAGATGGTACCCTTGTTCCCCGTAAAATTCTGATACAAAAAAATAACGCTCAGGAAGCGCTATCCGATTTGCCCTCAGACAGGGCTCTTTACACAAAACTCAAAGCCATGCTCAAAAAGCACCACATCCCTTTTGAAACAGGCATTATTGGCTTTGCGGACCAATTCAACAGTGACATTTCATTTATTAAAAAGATTCAGGAAGTGTATGGAACTTTATGTGAAGACATGGAAAGTGGCGCGGTGAGCTATATCGCCAAACGCTATGGAATCCCCGTTGCTGGAATACGTATTATATCAAACAACGAACTTTGGAAGAGTCCTGCGACTGGGGGGAGAACCGGTTTTGAGGCGATAGCGTTTGAACGATTGCGTGCTGTTGCGGATATTCTGATACAGACTCTTGCTGGACGAGATGTTTGTCTGTCCAGCACGTCAAATCAAGTCTGTGGTGAAAAAGCTGACGAAACTAAGGAAAAATTTTATTGATTTTATCGCTTAGGGTTTTTGCGTCAAACGGTTTGACAATATAGTTGCTCACACCGGCTTTCACTGCGGCAATGATGTTTTCCTGCAAGGCCTCAGCCGTCACCATCAGAACAGGAATGCTTTTCAGATTGGCATCTGTGCGGATCTCCTTGAGCAATTCCATGCCGGTCATTTTGGGCATATTCCAGTCAGTGATGACAAAATCAATCTTTTCAGATTTCAGTTTGGCCATGGCGGTCGTCCCATCATCTGCCTCAACGATGTTATTAAACCCCAACTGTCGCAAAATATTTTTGACAATTCGGCGCATGGTCGAGAAATCATCCACAACCAAAATATTCATCTCTTTATCTGCAGGCATTGGACTCCCTATAAAACAAATTGACAATTATTCTAATTCCAACAAAACAGTCTGTATTTTTATACTGATATAAAAAAAATGAGGATAGATTGTCAAGCAACTTTTCCATTATCCCATTTCTCTCAGCTTTTCTTCACTAGAAAAATACATGCAGACACTAGATAATTCAACGCAAGATCAAACACAAGAAATTACCGCATTATCTTCTGATGACGTTTATGAACTCCTTCTCAAAAACAATTTGCTGACCAGTTCAGTGCAATGGGATTTGATAAAAAAATGGGAAACCCTGATCGGACAGATCAATCAACAAATCAACCTGATTTCACGAAAAGACTGGAACAGTATCTGGGAAAAACAGGTGTTGCATTGCCTGAGTCTGCTATCGGTATGGAAAACCACACCCGGTATGGAAATATGTGATTTTGGCTCCGGCGGAGGTCTCCCGGGAGTTTTACTGGCGATTGTTTGCCCTGATTTAAAAATAACCATGATTGACGCCACCCAAAAAAAAGTGAAAGTGATCCGGCAATTGATTACGGATCTGGGATTAACCAACGCGGAAATGGTCGCTGGCAGAGGTGAAGACCTGGGAAAAACTCCTGAATATGCCCAAAAATTCTCTCTCCTTGTGTGCCGGGCAGTCAGCACTCTTGGCAACCTGGAACTCTGGACCCGCGATTTAAGGGCGCCCCAATCATCTTTGTATGTTTATAAAGGAGGCGATCTCACGCAGGAAATGGCGGAATTGTCTCAATGCCGAAATTTGAAATTCATTAAAAAATATCCGTTAACTCTGGAAGGGTATTCCGGATTTGACGAACAGGAGAAAGTGATTGTTCAGCTTTCTTTTTCAAATAAAAAAAATAAACCACGCAGCCTTCACTGAAGGCGGATGATCCACATGATTCCAGGGAGAAACCTGAATGTATGATGACAGAAAATCCATGCGTCACCTGCGGTGCCTGTTGTGCGTTTTTCAGAGTATCATTTTACTGGGCTGAATGTGATGACAGTGAATGGGGAACCGTTCCTGTCGACAGGACAGAAGTGATTTCACCATTTCACCGCTGTATGAAAGGCACCCATAAGAAACCCCCTTATTGTTCTGAATTGAAAGGTGAAATCGGAAAACTGGCATTATGTCAGATTTATGAAAAACGCCCGTCAACATGTCGTGAATTTGGAATTCAATGGCAGGATGGCTATTATGTTCAATCGCCGGAAGATTTGCTGCGTTGCAATCAGGCGAGGCTTTCCTGGAATTTACCGCCCATCGGAGGCCGACTGCCCTCAGTCGCATAGAACCATGCCTCCAAAGCTGATGTCATCACCGTTTATTCACCTTCTGGAAAAATTGCGCCCCTTATGATGGAATATTCTTATACGCTGCATGAATTGTGTTTGTGTCTCAACGGAACGACTGAAACCAGCGATTCCAACCTCCGATTTAACGCTTGTTCCATTGACACAAGAACATTGAATACCGGTGATATTTTTTTTTGTATTTCCGGTGAAACCACCGATGGCCATCTCTATGTGGCCAATGCTTTGGAAAAAGGTGCCGCGCTGATTGTCGGCAACCGCTCACGTATTCCCAGATCAATCACACAACTTTCCATTCCACTGATCCATGTAGAGGATCCCAACCGGGCATTTCTGGATCTTGCGGCCGATTACCGTAAACGTTTTCAGGGCACCGTGATTGGAGTGACCGGCAGTAATGGAAAAACTTCCACCAAAGAAATTCTCAAGGGACTGTGCCAGAACCTTGATCCCACAACACATGCGACAGCCGGCAATTTCAACAACCACATTGGTGTGCCGCTGACCTTGTTGAGCGCACCGTTATCCTCCGGTTGGTGGGTGGTTGAGATGGGAACCAATCATTTTGGTGAAATTGAAACACTGACACAGGTTGTCAGACCCAACGTTGGAATCCTGACCAGTATCGGTGAGAGCCATCTTGAGTTTTTTGACACGACTGAAGGTGTGGCTCACGAAAAATCCAGCATGTTCAACGGCATGCAACCCGGTAGTGTGGTGGTGTTTCCTGCCCACATCAAACATCGGAATATTCTGGAACAGGCGGCCCAACGGCAGGGAATCCAGATACGAACATGCGGTTTTGAGGCGTTGACTGAGGAGGCTGTGAAAGCAACGATTCTTAATCATGCCGATGAAACCACCATCTTTGAACTTTGGGGCACAACATTCGAGACAAGCCTGGTCAATCCCCTGTTGCTACTCAATCTGCTGGGATGTCTGGTGTTGCTTCAATCCTGTGGTGTTTCCATCCCTGAGTTACAACAGGCTGTAAAACAATTAAAACTGAGTGTGAAAGGCCGGATTCACACCATTCCCATGAAAGACTGGACTTTGGTGGATGACACCTATAATGCGAACCCGTCGTCGTTTCAAAGTGTGGTGAGCAGCTTGAAGCATTCTTACCCGGAACGACGATTGATTGTTGTCGCTGGAAAAATGGCGGAACTGGGACAGCACAGCATGTCCCTGCACCTTCAGACAGGCCAAATGTTTTATCAGTCAGGAATTTCGATGCTGCTGGCCTGTGGCGACAATGAATCTCAGTATTATCTCGATGGCTGGAAAAATGCAGGAGGTTCCGACCGGAATTCATTCCATGCAGGAGAGCTGGAGGATCTGTTCAATTATTTCCAAAATATTTTGAGACCCGCGGATATTGTTCTGGTAAAAGGCTCCAGAGCCGCGCGCATGGAAAATTTTGTCAAAAAATGTATCGAATCCTTGTCCTGAACGCATGATTTATCGAGTTGGTTTGTCGATAAAAGCCATGAATCAATGAAGAGCCTTGCATAACACATCTGGATGTTTTAGATAAAAACCTGAACTGAAGAAATCAGGTTCCGTGTTGCGGTTATCAGATTCACAATAATCCTTTTTTGATTCTAGCGGGTTTACTTGACCATTATGACCATGCCCGATTTGACACAACGAGAAAAAATACTGATTGGCGTCATGCTGACGTTGCTGGTCGTCTTTATATTGGGACTTTCTCTCAGGAAAATATCTCGATATGAAAGCGATTTACAACTACAGATCCTGGCCCGACAAAAGCAACTGGAATCGATCGAGAAATCTGGAAAAGAATGGCTCTCACTCCAGGAAGCACCCACAGCTCCCGTGATGCGGGACTCTCTCAGTTCGTTTATTGAACAGACGGTTCGACGCCTGGGAATGCATGAATTTCTTCAGTTGAATGTTCTGCCTACCAACCCCACCGGAATGGAAGGTGTTCAGGTCAGAATTGATCAACTCAATCTCGACCAGTTGTTCAATGTCATCTACACTCTGGAAAAAAATCGTCCAGTCCTGCTGATTGATCAGCTCGAAATCGCTGTCAGCCCCGGCAGCCGCCTGCTCAAAACATCCTTTAAAGTTTATAAACAAAGAGCGGAGTGATCCGTAATCTGAGGAGTTCGTTTCATGGTCCAGCAGCTTAATCTCAAAAAAAGTTTTCCCGGCGCACCCATGCTGATGGAAAAACTGCACTGGTTTCAGTTCCTGCAACATCCAGTCGCACGTCGTCTGAAAAAAATTCTGTTTTGGGTTGGATTCGTCATTGCGTTGTTCTCCTCTTTTTTCTGGGGATTGCAGCATAGCTTTCCAGGTGCGACCATTGCGGATTTCGTGGAAAACCAGATTCATGCCAATACCGGTATCACCGTAAAAATCAGTCCACTTCAACTTGGCTGGAAAACGCTCCATATTGATTCTGTTGAAATCATGGTGCCTGAACAAATGAATCATCCTGACATTTCGAAGCTCATCGAATTCCAGCAGATCGATGGATATCTGTGGCCGTTGCTGTCACAGGATATTGTCGTTTTATCCCAGGCGTACAATGGAAAAATCCGGATTGACACCGATATGAGGCATTTTAATCAAATGAACTATTCTCTCAGTAAAATCGCGTTGGATCAGATACCTGTGATGAATATTATTCCCTATATT from the SAR324 cluster bacterium genome contains:
- a CDS encoding 50S ribosomal protein L28, giving the protein MSLKCEFCGKKPLFGNNVSHANNKTARRWLPNIQTVKLVDKGGNKKAVRVCTSCIRSGRTMNASI
- a CDS encoding chemotaxis response regulator CheY, whose protein sequence is MPADKEMNILVVDDFSTMRRIVKNILRQLGFNNIVEADDGTTAMAKLKSEKIDFVITDWNMPKMTGMELLKEIRTDANLKSIPVLMVTAEALQENIIAAVKAGVSNYIVKPFDAKTLSDKINKIFP
- the rsmG gene encoding 16S rRNA (guanine(527)-N(7))-methyltransferase RsmG, with protein sequence MQTLDNSTQDQTQEITALSSDDVYELLLKNNLLTSSVQWDLIKKWETLIGQINQQINLISRKDWNSIWEKQVLHCLSLLSVWKTTPGMEICDFGSGGGLPGVLLAIVCPDLKITMIDATQKKVKVIRQLITDLGLTNAEMVAGRGEDLGKTPEYAQKFSLLVCRAVSTLGNLELWTRDLRAPQSSLYVYKGGDLTQEMAELSQCRNLKFIKKYPLTLEGYSGFDEQEKVIVQLSFSNKKNKPRSLH
- a CDS encoding YkgJ family cysteine cluster protein, whose product is MMTENPCVTCGACCAFFRVSFYWAECDDSEWGTVPVDRTEVISPFHRCMKGTHKKPPYCSELKGEIGKLALCQIYEKRPSTCREFGIQWQDGYYVQSPEDLLRCNQARLSWNLPPIGGRLPSVA
- a CDS encoding UDP-N-acetylmuramoyl-tripeptide--D-alanyl-D-alanine ligase produces the protein MMEYSYTLHELCLCLNGTTETSDSNLRFNACSIDTRTLNTGDIFFCISGETTDGHLYVANALEKGAALIVGNRSRIPRSITQLSIPLIHVEDPNRAFLDLAADYRKRFQGTVIGVTGSNGKTSTKEILKGLCQNLDPTTHATAGNFNNHIGVPLTLLSAPLSSGWWVVEMGTNHFGEIETLTQVVRPNVGILTSIGESHLEFFDTTEGVAHEKSSMFNGMQPGSVVVFPAHIKHRNILEQAAQRQGIQIRTCGFEALTEEAVKATILNHADETTIFELWGTTFETSLVNPLLLLNLLGCLVLLQSCGVSIPELQQAVKQLKLSVKGRIHTIPMKDWTLVDDTYNANPSSFQSVVSSLKHSYPERRLIVVAGKMAELGQHSMSLHLQTGQMFYQSGISMLLACGDNESQYYLDGWKNAGGSDRNSFHAGELEDLFNYFQNILRPADIVLVKGSRAARMENFVKKCIESLS
- a CDS encoding type II secretion system protein M; amino-acid sequence: MTIMTMPDLTQREKILIGVMLTLLVVFILGLSLRKISRYESDLQLQILARQKQLESIEKSGKEWLSLQEAPTAPVMRDSLSSFIEQTVRRLGMHEFLQLNVLPTNPTGMEGVQVRIDQLNLDQLFNVIYTLEKNRPVLLIDQLEIAVSPGSRLLKTSFKVYKQRAE
- the gspN gene encoding type II secretion system protein GspN, with amino-acid sequence MVQQLNLKKSFPGAPMLMEKLHWFQFLQHPVARRLKKILFWVGFVIALFSSFFWGLQHSFPGATIADFVENQIHANTGITVKISPLQLGWKTLHIDSVEIMVPEQMNHPDISKLIEFQQIDGYLWPLLSQDIVVLSQAYNGKIRIDTDMRHFNQMNYSLSKIALDQIPVMNIIPYIFIRADLSMRGQITNLRALQNRKEMFAQGNVQGKLENMLIRLKDSVSELLPGMQLPDVQLDEVSFQIDYGNTMNIKELRIRGDIEGVLKGSIQWNPQNLMSSRVNIQARAKLGETLQKAAGSMAVLLRQFQCGETFDVELTGTLGQMNLPKRRRCT